Below is a window of Pseudodesulfovibrio sp. 5S69 DNA.
ATCCTCGGTCGGGGTGTAAAAATCCACGTCCACGCCGTTTTCCACCAGCACCGACTTACCCGCTCCGCTCAGGCGGTCGATCTCCCCGCCGTCCTCGCCGGACACGGTCAGGACCATGTCCGCCTCGCGGAAGGCCCGCGTCTCCAAGCGGCGCATGTTCCGGGCGTGCAGCCCCAGGGCCAGACGACGCGGCAGGGAACGCTCCAGGTCACGCATGCGTTCCGCTATCTGGTACTCCACATTGTGGGCGTTCAGGGTCGTAAAGGGCGCGCCATGGCCGTTGCCCAGGCTGCCCAGAATGCCCGCAAGGTGGATGGTGTCCACGTGCACCAGGTCGTAGTTCGGGGCGAGTTCCCGGAGCCGTGCCTCGAAATCCGCCCTGGCGTACTTGACCGTGGAAACCGGCAATCCCCGGACCAAGGCGGCCAGCAGGTCGGACGGCGCGGCGGGCCGGTTGAGGTCGGGGTTCTCCACGCCGAAAACATCTCTCACGCCCAGGGTGGCCGCCGCTTCGCGCCATCCGGCCTCCACTGCGGGATCGATGAAATGCAGCACATCCACGTCATAGCGGTCCATAAACCCGGAAAGAATATTCCAGGTCCGGATCTTGGCCCCGGTATCCAGCGGATACGGCGGACGGGCCGTGGCGAACAGCACGCTTCCCCGGCTCATGCGCCCGCCCTCTCCATGACTTCGCGCATGGCATCCGCGATGCGCCGCACGCAGGATTCCGGGTTGAAGCGATCCCTGTCGACCAGGCATCGCTCGCGCATGGCGTGCAGCCTGTCCGGGGCGTCCAGCAGACGCTCCACCGACTCGACCAGCGTGGGCACGTCGTTTCGCTCCATGACGACGCCGGTCTCGCCGTGGGTGACGATCTCGGGGATCCCCATGGAGTCCGAGACCACGGCGGGCAGCCCGCAGGCCTGAGCCTCCTTCAAGACGTTGGGATAGGCGTCGTGCCGGGCGGGGTGGAGAATGAGGGAGGCGGAGAGGTACTCCTCCATCAGCGTCCCGAAGGGGACCAGGCCCAGGTGACGTGCCCCCTCCGGCAGGGGCTCGTCCGCCGCCACGCCCACCAGCACCAGCTCCAGTCCGGGCCGGCGGCGGCGAAGCTCCTTGAAGGCCTCGAAAACCAGGTCCCCGCCCTTGCGGTAAAATTCCGTTGCCGCGAAGAGCAGCTTTTCCTTGCGGCCGGCCAGGACCCGGTCCGCGTCCGGGTAGGGAATCTTGCACGCGGTGGGGGCCACCATGACCCTTTCCGGCGGCAGGCCGTAATCCTCGATCATGGACCGGCGGGTGCACTCGCTGTAGGTGAAGACCATGTCCTTGGCCTGCATGGAGGCCCTTTCGAGCTCGTAGAACCGCTCCCTGAGCCGGGAGAAACGCCTCGGCATCCAGTCAGGCCAGAGACGCTCGACCATGGCCACGTTCTGGTCATGGTAGGAAAAATGGACCATGCCCTGTGCCTTCACCGGGCCGAAGAGGCATCCCACCTGAAAAGTCGCGCCGATGCCGACGGTGCGGTCCAGGGCTTTCTGGAAGCGCCGGGTCCTGGCCTTGAACGCCGCCGGGAACTTGGCGGCCCATTCCAGTTGGCGATGGTACTCCCGGCGCAGGTCCATGGGCCGGGCCAGAAGTGCCTTGGCCAGGCAGGCGCAACCGATCCGCTTCTTCACGAAAGGCGTGTCCGCGTTGACCATGGCCACGTTGAAGGACTCCCCCAGCCCGGCGTACAGCCAGTTCTTGCTGGTTCCGGCCTGGAGGTTCGGGCTGGCCCACTGATCAAGGATAAACAACGGCGGCTTCACGACAGCCCCTCCCCGCTCCCTGGCGACATCCGCCCTTCGATGCTTCGGCAAGGGCTCATTTCGGTTTCCTCATGGTGTACCGCCTTCTCCCGGCAAGGGGGGCACCCTCCGACAGGACCGGGGTTTCCTTCGAGACCGGGACATCCCGGACAGGGACCTCCGCCGGCCGGGGGGTCTCC
It encodes the following:
- a CDS encoding glycosyltransferase family 4 protein, yielding MSRGSVLFATARPPYPLDTGAKIRTWNILSGFMDRYDVDVLHFIDPAVEAGWREAAATLGVRDVFGVENPDLNRPAAPSDLLAALVRGLPVSTVKYARADFEARLRELAPNYDLVHVDTIHLAGILGSLGNGHGAPFTTLNAHNVEYQIAERMRDLERSLPRRLALGLHARNMRRLETRAFREADMVLTVSGEDGGEIDRLSGAGKSVLVENGVDVDFYTPTEDPAGRADNLVFVGSMDWMPNIDGMKWFVRDILPAIRAVRPEARITIVGRSPHPDVQALHAPAAGVIVTGTVDDVRPFVREASVVVVPLRYGGGTRLKIFEAFAMGKAVLSTTLGCEGILCENSRHLCIEDEAAPFARRCLELMGDEDVRRRLGAEGRKLALSRYSWDAVVGRMHEAVAVGMLKKGAARG
- a CDS encoding glycosyltransferase family 4 protein, giving the protein MKPPLFILDQWASPNLQAGTSKNWLYAGLGESFNVAMVNADTPFVKKRIGCACLAKALLARPMDLRREYHRQLEWAAKFPAAFKARTRRFQKALDRTVGIGATFQVGCLFGPVKAQGMVHFSYHDQNVAMVERLWPDWMPRRFSRLRERFYELERASMQAKDMVFTYSECTRRSMIEDYGLPPERVMVAPTACKIPYPDADRVLAGRKEKLLFAATEFYRKGGDLVFEAFKELRRRRPGLELVLVGVAADEPLPEGARHLGLVPFGTLMEEYLSASLILHPARHDAYPNVLKEAQACGLPAVVSDSMGIPEIVTHGETGVVMERNDVPTLVESVERLLDAPDRLHAMRERCLVDRDRFNPESCVRRIADAMREVMERAGA